A DNA window from Ctenopharyngodon idella isolate HZGC_01 chromosome 8, HZGC01, whole genome shotgun sequence contains the following coding sequences:
- the foxp3b gene encoding uncharacterized protein foxp3b isoform X2: MPQSERESDKRVSGRENERQPQLKEERDASPPLISERSSPQCVEDLSPAVRSNSAPQTVAPVQLSHTAPSNNSTYLKRPLSQRTGDEERMHFLQLVFQNSRAGQIRPSVLRSTALLLQANDSHSAAMNRRKDTGHGAQISIQAVAQSSQHRKQSPSLHHHSPVQTEMQRSSSLYVNGQCRWPGCDKVFEEYTHFLRHLNREHSTDEKTIAQWRVQQDLVHHMENQLIQEKQKLHAMQIHLQLFECISTCTGVAAGRLRPLALNLPPLGEPDGRTERASEAPVRQEPWHIPPPHLLPVGMFADHKGCLRSGPKVVHTATAGVPSIIKP; encoded by the exons ATGCCTCAGTCTGAGAGAGAAAGTGACAAGAGGGTGAGTGGGAGAGAAAATGAACGACAGCCACAACTAAAAGAAGAGCGTGACGCATCTCCCCCTCTGATAAGCGAACGTTCTTCACCCCAGTGCGTGGAAGATCTTTCGCCTGCTGTACGTTCT AATTCTGCCCCTCAGACAGTGGCACCAGTCCAGCTCAGCCATACAGCTCCATCCAACAACTCAACATACTTAAAACGTCCACTAAGCCAG AGAACTGGTGATGAGGAACGGATGCATTTTCTTCAGCTAGTGTTTCAGAATTCTCGAGCTGGCCAGATCAGGCCGTCTGTACTCCGCTCTACGGCTCTCCTGCTTCAGG CAAATGACAGTCACTCAGCAGCCATGAACAGAAGAAAAGACACCGGTCACGGCGCACAGATTTCCATACAAGCTGTTGCTCAATCAAGTCAGCACAGGAAACAGTCTCCCAGCTTACACCATCACAG CCCTGTCCAGACAGAGATGCAGAGATCCAGCTCTCTTTATGTAAATGGACAATGTCGCTGGCCAGGCTGTGATAAAGTCTTTGAAGAGTACACACATTTTTTGAG ACATCTGAACCGAGAACACAGCACAGATGAGAAAACTATTGCACAATGGCGAGTTCAGCAAGACCTGGTACATCACATGGAGAATCAG CTCATTCAGGAGAAGCAGAAACTTCACGCCATGCAGATCCATCTCCAACTCTTTGAATGCATCTCGACATGTACT GGAGTTGCTGCAGGCCGGTTGAGGCCACTGGCACTAAATTTGCCCCCGTTGGGGGAGCCAGATGGCAGGACAGAGAGAGCTAGTGAAGCACCGGTACGACAGGAACCCTGGCACATACCCCCACCACACCTGCTGCCAG TTGGCATGTTTGCAGACCACAAAGGCTGCCTAAGATCTGGACCAAAAGTAGTTCACACGGCCACAGCTGGAGTTCCATCTATTATAAAACCTTGA
- the foxp3b gene encoding uncharacterized protein foxp3b isoform X3 produces MPQSERESDKRVSGRENERQPQLKEERDASPPLISERSSPQCVEDLSPAVRSNSAPQTVAPVQLSHTAPSNNSTYLKRPLSQRTGDEERMHFLQLVFQNSRAGQIRPSVLRSTALLLQANDSHSAAMNRRKDTGHGAQISIQAVAQSSQHRKQSPSLHHHSPVQTEMQRSSSLYVNGQCRWPGCDKVFEEYTHFLRHLNREHSTDEKTIAQWRVQQDLVHHMENQLIQEKQKLHAMQIHLQLFECISTCTGVAAGRLRPLALNLPPLGEPDGRTERASEAPVRQEPWHIPPPHLLPGY; encoded by the exons ATGCCTCAGTCTGAGAGAGAAAGTGACAAGAGGGTGAGTGGGAGAGAAAATGAACGACAGCCACAACTAAAAGAAGAGCGTGACGCATCTCCCCCTCTGATAAGCGAACGTTCTTCACCCCAGTGCGTGGAAGATCTTTCGCCTGCTGTACGTTCT AATTCTGCCCCTCAGACAGTGGCACCAGTCCAGCTCAGCCATACAGCTCCATCCAACAACTCAACATACTTAAAACGTCCACTAAGCCAG AGAACTGGTGATGAGGAACGGATGCATTTTCTTCAGCTAGTGTTTCAGAATTCTCGAGCTGGCCAGATCAGGCCGTCTGTACTCCGCTCTACGGCTCTCCTGCTTCAGG CAAATGACAGTCACTCAGCAGCCATGAACAGAAGAAAAGACACCGGTCACGGCGCACAGATTTCCATACAAGCTGTTGCTCAATCAAGTCAGCACAGGAAACAGTCTCCCAGCTTACACCATCACAG CCCTGTCCAGACAGAGATGCAGAGATCCAGCTCTCTTTATGTAAATGGACAATGTCGCTGGCCAGGCTGTGATAAAGTCTTTGAAGAGTACACACATTTTTTGAG ACATCTGAACCGAGAACACAGCACAGATGAGAAAACTATTGCACAATGGCGAGTTCAGCAAGACCTGGTACATCACATGGAGAATCAG CTCATTCAGGAGAAGCAGAAACTTCACGCCATGCAGATCCATCTCCAACTCTTTGAATGCATCTCGACATGTACT GGAGTTGCTGCAGGCCGGTTGAGGCCACTGGCACTAAATTTGCCCCCGTTGGGGGAGCCAGATGGCAGGACAGAGAGAGCTAGTGAAGCACCGGTACGACAGGAACCCTGGCACATACCCCCACCACACCTGCTGCCAG GTTATTGA
- the foxp3b gene encoding forkhead box protein P3 isoform X1 yields MPQSERESDKRVSGRENERQPQLKEERDASPPLISERSSPQCVEDLSPAVRSNSAPQTVAPVQLSHTAPSNNSTYLKRPLSQRTGDEERMHFLQLVFQNSRAGQIRPSVLRSTALLLQANDSHSAAMNRRKDTGHGAQISIQAVAQSSQHRKQSPSLHHHSPVQTEMQRSSSLYVNGQCRWPGCDKVFEEYTHFLRHLNREHSTDEKTIAQWRVQQDLVHHMENQLIQEKQKLHAMQIHLQLFECISTCTGVAAGRLRPLALNLPPLGEPDGRTERASEAPVRQEPWHIPPPHLLPDFVSSIEYYKYANIRPPYTYAFLIRWSILEAPEKQRTLNEIYNWFTRMFFYFRHNSPTWKNAVRHNLSLHKCFVRVDGRTGAVWTVDEEEFQKRKGQKINRDYTLNWLTPFSHCPSKEASDHQMHQ; encoded by the exons ATGCCTCAGTCTGAGAGAGAAAGTGACAAGAGGGTGAGTGGGAGAGAAAATGAACGACAGCCACAACTAAAAGAAGAGCGTGACGCATCTCCCCCTCTGATAAGCGAACGTTCTTCACCCCAGTGCGTGGAAGATCTTTCGCCTGCTGTACGTTCT AATTCTGCCCCTCAGACAGTGGCACCAGTCCAGCTCAGCCATACAGCTCCATCCAACAACTCAACATACTTAAAACGTCCACTAAGCCAG AGAACTGGTGATGAGGAACGGATGCATTTTCTTCAGCTAGTGTTTCAGAATTCTCGAGCTGGCCAGATCAGGCCGTCTGTACTCCGCTCTACGGCTCTCCTGCTTCAGG CAAATGACAGTCACTCAGCAGCCATGAACAGAAGAAAAGACACCGGTCACGGCGCACAGATTTCCATACAAGCTGTTGCTCAATCAAGTCAGCACAGGAAACAGTCTCCCAGCTTACACCATCACAG CCCTGTCCAGACAGAGATGCAGAGATCCAGCTCTCTTTATGTAAATGGACAATGTCGCTGGCCAGGCTGTGATAAAGTCTTTGAAGAGTACACACATTTTTTGAG ACATCTGAACCGAGAACACAGCACAGATGAGAAAACTATTGCACAATGGCGAGTTCAGCAAGACCTGGTACATCACATGGAGAATCAG CTCATTCAGGAGAAGCAGAAACTTCACGCCATGCAGATCCATCTCCAACTCTTTGAATGCATCTCGACATGTACT GGAGTTGCTGCAGGCCGGTTGAGGCCACTGGCACTAAATTTGCCCCCGTTGGGGGAGCCAGATGGCAGGACAGAGAGAGCTAGTGAAGCACCGGTACGACAGGAACCCTGGCACATACCCCCACCACACCTGCTGCCAG ATTTCGTTAGCAGTATTGAATACTACAAATATGCCAATATACGACCTCCATATACATATGCTTTTCTAATCAGATGG TCAATCCTGGAAGCCCCAGAAAAACAGCGGACATTAAACGAAATCTACAATTGGTTCACAAGGATGTTTTTCTATTTCCGTCATAATTCTCCTACATGGAAG AATGCTGTGCGACACAATCTTAGTCTCCACAAATGCTTTGTGCGAGTGGACGGGAGGACGGGGGCGGTGTGGACAGTGGATGAGGAAGAGTTTCAGAAGAGGAAAGGGCAAAAAATCAACAG GGACTACACTTTGAATTGGCTGACACCCTTCTCTCATTGTCCATCCAAAGAAGCCTCAGATCATCAGATGCATCAATAA